The following are encoded in a window of Rubellicoccus peritrichatus genomic DNA:
- the infA gene encoding translation initiation factor IF-1: MADDVIQVEGKIVQVLPGTTFRVELPNKHIVLATISGKLRKHFIKITVGDTVKMEMTPYDLNKARIVYRLRNASQNRNAPIRSYGPRRR, encoded by the coding sequence ATGGCAGACGACGTAATTCAAGTTGAAGGCAAAATCGTACAAGTCCTCCCGGGGACAACATTTCGCGTGGAATTGCCCAACAAACACATTGTGCTGGCCACAATTTCAGGAAAATTAAGGAAACACTTTATCAAGATTACGGTGGGTGATACTGTGAAAATGGAAATGACGCCTTACGACCTGAATAAAGCACGTATCGTCTATCGTCTGCGTAATGCCAGCCAGAATCGCAACGCCCCGATCCGCAGTTACGGTCCTCGTCGCCGATAG
- a CDS encoding superoxide dismutase codes for MAFELPKLDYVYDALEPYFDAATMEIHHSKHHNAYVTKLNDALEGSGWEAPECTAELCAKLSEVPESIRTAVRNNGGGHANHSLFWKVIGPNCGGAPEGDLAAAINADFGSFDSFKEQFANAAVTRFGSGWAWLCVKDGGLKICSTANQDNPWMGDEIGGCGGQPVLGLDVWEHAYYLKYRNLRPDYIKAFWSVVNWNYVSELYTKAMA; via the coding sequence ATGGCATTTGAATTACCAAAACTGGATTACGTTTATGATGCACTTGAGCCGTATTTTGATGCGGCAACGATGGAAATCCATCACTCCAAACATCATAACGCCTACGTTACCAAACTGAACGACGCACTTGAAGGCTCTGGTTGGGAAGCACCTGAGTGCACCGCAGAACTTTGCGCAAAACTAAGTGAAGTTCCTGAAAGCATCCGCACGGCTGTCCGCAACAATGGAGGCGGTCACGCCAACCACAGCCTTTTCTGGAAAGTAATCGGCCCTAACTGCGGTGGTGCCCCTGAAGGCGATCTGGCAGCAGCGATTAACGCCGACTTCGGCAGCTTTGATTCTTTCAAAGAGCAGTTTGCAAATGCAGCAGTAACCCGTTTCGGCTCTGGCTGGGCCTGGCTTTGTGTCAAGGACGGCGGACTCAAGATCTGCTCAACCGCAAATCAGGACAACCCATGGATGGGCGACGAAATTGGCGGTTGCGGCGGGCAACCTGTCCTCGGTCTCGACGTCTGGGAGCACGCCTACTACCTGAAGTACCGGAATCTCCGTCCGGATTACATCAAGGCATTCTGGAGTGTAGTCAACTGGAACTACGTCAGCGAGCTTTACACCAAGGCAATGGCCTAA
- a CDS encoding deoxyribodipyrimidine photo-lyase, whose product MSVNAPTLLWFRLDLRLDDNPAMQAAIARGKPIIPVFIYDEDKDWPLGGATRWWLHHALADLQEQLSCHGLKLVLQSGDSAEVISDLVEKHEIGAVFWNRCYEPRTIARDSAIKQQLKSQTIEVESFNTSLLFEPWEIKNKTGNPFRVFTPFWKHCLAKSFPKTINCDLGATKVPRAWPDSEILDDWKLLPRISWDAEFYKFWKPTRKAGLNRLRQFVKDAVHDYGNGRDRPDWDGTSCLSPYLHFGQIGPREIYEALLGKVDLTKGGPRQYLSEIGWREFSYHILYHFPSVPTEPLRPEFEHFPWEPDDQLLKAWQKGQTGYPLVDAGMRQLYAIGWMHNRVRMNAGSILVKHLLQPWQDGARWFWDTLVDADLASNTQGWQWTAGCGADGAPYFRVFNPVLQGQRFDTEGDYVRRWVPELAKLPSQYIHQPWEAPDSVLAAADVKLCKTYPLPVVEHQQGRRRALDAYEKLKFFHKDKK is encoded by the coding sequence ATGTCTGTTAATGCACCCACATTGCTTTGGTTCCGACTTGATCTGAGGCTGGACGATAACCCCGCCATGCAGGCTGCTATTGCTCGTGGAAAACCGATCATTCCGGTATTTATATATGATGAAGACAAGGATTGGCCGTTGGGTGGAGCCACGCGCTGGTGGCTGCATCATGCTTTGGCTGACTTGCAGGAACAGCTGTCCTGTCATGGTTTGAAGCTTGTTTTGCAAAGTGGTGACTCGGCCGAGGTCATTTCTGACTTAGTCGAAAAGCACGAAATTGGTGCTGTTTTCTGGAATCGATGCTATGAGCCAAGAACAATTGCGCGTGATTCAGCGATTAAACAGCAATTGAAGTCACAGACCATTGAAGTAGAGAGCTTTAATACCTCACTGCTCTTTGAGCCTTGGGAAATTAAGAATAAGACCGGAAATCCTTTCCGTGTCTTCACCCCCTTTTGGAAGCATTGTCTGGCAAAATCTTTCCCGAAAACGATCAACTGTGATCTGGGTGCGACCAAAGTTCCGAGGGCATGGCCGGATTCAGAGATTCTGGACGATTGGAAACTTTTACCTCGAATTTCATGGGACGCCGAATTTTACAAGTTCTGGAAACCAACACGTAAAGCTGGTTTGAATCGGCTCAGGCAATTCGTTAAGGATGCCGTTCATGATTATGGTAATGGTCGTGATCGGCCCGATTGGGATGGGACTTCCTGCCTTTCACCTTACCTGCACTTCGGTCAAATTGGCCCAAGGGAAATCTATGAAGCGCTACTTGGGAAGGTTGACCTGACTAAGGGTGGGCCGCGCCAGTATCTTTCAGAGATCGGGTGGCGGGAGTTTTCTTATCACATCCTCTACCATTTTCCGAGCGTGCCGACGGAGCCTCTGCGTCCAGAGTTTGAGCACTTTCCCTGGGAACCTGATGATCAGCTGCTTAAGGCATGGCAGAAAGGCCAGACGGGGTATCCTTTAGTCGATGCGGGAATGCGTCAGCTTTACGCGATTGGCTGGATGCACAATCGGGTTCGGATGAATGCTGGTTCAATTCTAGTAAAGCATCTGCTTCAACCTTGGCAGGATGGTGCACGCTGGTTTTGGGATACGCTGGTTGATGCCGATCTTGCCAGCAACACACAGGGCTGGCAGTGGACTGCAGGTTGCGGGGCGGATGGAGCACCTTACTTTCGTGTCTTCAATCCCGTCCTCCAAGGTCAGCGTTTTGACACTGAGGGTGATTATGTCCGCCGTTGGGTACCCGAGCTGGCAAAATTACCATCCCAATATATCCATCAGCCATGGGAGGCTCCTGACTCCGTCCTTGCAGCTGCTGATGTTAAATTGTGCAAGACTTATCCGCTGCCAGTCGTTGAGCATCAGCAAGGTCGTCGTCGTGCCCTCGA
- a CDS encoding Gfo/Idh/MocA family oxidoreductase, with protein MAKSSSKVRCAVIGLGMGWHHCKAFSECPEAEIVGLVDLNADQHNKVKEFAPNATFYTDYKEMLKQEKPDLVTIALPNFLHAKVAIDAMKAGANVLGEKPMALNTKEAIKMRDTAEKLGKKLGINLSYRFTPQARALKDMADQGFLGDPYHAFSKWTRLDGFPRFGGWFGQHEFSGGGPLIDLGVHRIDLALWLMGSPSPVTVSGMAHKQIGVPRAKKQKLKFDVEDFATGFVRFDNGASLVFEISWGNFQQKQEDMYTKVTGTKGALIHHNPGDGYDFNAEYVTEEAGHVVHGEISQTRGALRSSYAEMVHCIIDDRPFLASPEDGIHIQQILDGLYKSAKLGREVKV; from the coding sequence ATGGCAAAATCATCTTCCAAGGTACGTTGTGCGGTTATCGGGCTCGGAATGGGCTGGCATCATTGCAAGGCATTCAGTGAATGTCCGGAAGCCGAGATCGTCGGCCTCGTTGATCTCAACGCAGATCAGCACAATAAGGTTAAAGAGTTTGCGCCAAATGCTACGTTCTACACGGACTACAAGGAAATGTTGAAGCAGGAAAAGCCGGACCTGGTCACCATCGCATTACCTAATTTCCTCCATGCCAAAGTAGCCATAGACGCGATGAAGGCTGGTGCCAACGTCCTTGGTGAGAAACCGATGGCGCTTAATACCAAGGAAGCCATCAAAATGCGGGACACCGCCGAGAAGCTCGGCAAGAAGCTCGGCATCAATCTGAGTTACCGCTTCACCCCGCAGGCGCGTGCACTCAAGGACATGGCCGATCAGGGCTTTCTTGGTGATCCGTATCATGCTTTCTCGAAATGGACTCGCCTGGATGGGTTTCCACGCTTTGGCGGTTGGTTCGGCCAGCATGAATTCTCAGGCGGCGGTCCATTGATCGATCTTGGAGTTCATCGCATTGATCTCGCACTCTGGCTCATGGGCTCACCATCGCCAGTGACTGTTAGCGGGATGGCGCATAAGCAAATTGGAGTCCCTCGAGCCAAGAAGCAGAAGCTCAAGTTCGACGTTGAAGACTTCGCCACCGGCTTCGTCCGTTTCGACAATGGAGCATCACTGGTCTTTGAAATCTCATGGGGCAACTTCCAGCAAAAGCAGGAAGATATGTACACCAAGGTCACTGGAACGAAGGGTGCTTTGATTCACCATAATCCGGGTGATGGCTACGACTTTAATGCAGAATATGTAACCGAGGAAGCTGGCCATGTCGTACATGGCGAGATCTCGCAAACACGTGGCGCCCTACGCAGTTCATATGCAGAAATGGTCCACTGCATTATTGATGACCGTCCTTTCCTGGCCTCACCGGAAGATGGCATACACATCCAGCAGATCCTCGACGGACTATACAAGAGTGCCAAGCTCGGGCGTGAAGTTAAAGTCTGA
- the sthA gene encoding Si-specific NAD(P)(+) transhydrogenase, with protein MKDQYDLIVIGSGPAGEKAAVKAAYHGYSVAVVEKNTRFGGAGTNTGTLPSKTLKETALYYSGFYEKGLFGVDKELERSANAQDFFFRKNQVVDSQEEGIEKNFRLHGIDTFHGAGKLLGPNKAGITGKDNCELNGKFILVATGSYPFQPEGIPFDGCYVHDSDTILQINRIPKSIVIVGAGVIGCEYATIFSVMGSNVKLVNSREEILTFLDREICHALQDQMKEDGVDFIFGNRVEDVAILPEEHEHNVHAKLTNGEPLQADMFLYAAGRSGCSAGLGLEEVGVELGKRGTIVVDQSYRTAVPSVFAVGDIIGFPSLASTGMDQGRVAVTHMFGLHEIEKISEHFPYGIYTIPEVSVFGITEDEAIEQEIPHVIGRAKYTDMPRGKIMGVDEGLLKIIVEKHTRTILGVHIFGKIATELIHYGMSLVENRETLSDVISRVYNTPTLHELYKYAAYNALIEGHYLDKPTGH; from the coding sequence ATGAAAGATCAGTACGACCTTATTGTTATCGGTTCTGGCCCTGCCGGAGAAAAAGCTGCTGTTAAGGCAGCCTATCATGGATACTCCGTGGCGGTGGTTGAGAAAAACACACGCTTTGGAGGTGCCGGGACAAATACTGGAACGCTTCCTTCGAAGACTTTAAAAGAGACTGCCCTCTATTATTCAGGTTTTTATGAAAAAGGACTCTTCGGAGTTGATAAGGAACTTGAGCGTTCTGCGAATGCACAGGATTTCTTTTTCAGAAAGAACCAGGTCGTTGATTCACAGGAAGAGGGGATTGAGAAGAATTTTCGTCTCCACGGTATTGATACCTTCCATGGTGCAGGAAAACTGCTTGGCCCAAATAAAGCTGGAATAACTGGCAAGGATAACTGCGAGCTGAATGGAAAATTCATTCTCGTTGCGACAGGTTCATACCCTTTTCAGCCAGAAGGTATTCCTTTTGACGGATGCTATGTTCATGATTCCGACACGATTCTTCAAATCAATCGCATCCCCAAAAGCATCGTGATTGTTGGAGCCGGCGTGATTGGCTGCGAGTATGCCACCATTTTTTCGGTCATGGGTTCAAATGTGAAACTCGTGAACAGCCGCGAAGAGATTCTGACATTTCTGGATCGTGAAATTTGCCATGCCCTGCAGGACCAGATGAAAGAGGACGGAGTTGACTTTATTTTCGGCAATCGCGTCGAAGATGTGGCAATTCTGCCCGAGGAACATGAGCATAATGTTCACGCCAAACTGACCAATGGTGAGCCCCTTCAGGCAGATATGTTTCTTTACGCTGCCGGTCGTAGTGGATGTTCTGCTGGTTTGGGTCTTGAGGAGGTCGGTGTCGAGCTGGGTAAGCGCGGAACTATTGTTGTCGACCAAAGTTATCGTACCGCAGTTCCGAGTGTCTTTGCCGTTGGCGACATTATTGGTTTTCCCTCATTGGCATCAACAGGTATGGACCAGGGGCGTGTGGCAGTGACTCATATGTTTGGACTTCACGAGATCGAAAAGATTAGTGAGCATTTCCCATACGGCATCTACACCATCCCGGAAGTCAGTGTATTTGGTATCACAGAGGATGAAGCGATCGAGCAGGAGATTCCCCATGTGATTGGCCGTGCGAAGTATACCGATATGCCGCGTGGAAAAATCATGGGTGTCGATGAGGGGCTTCTGAAAATTATTGTTGAGAAGCACACTCGTACCATTCTCGGAGTCCATATTTTTGGAAAGATAGCGACCGAGTTAATTCATTACGGAATGAGTCTTGTCGAAAACCGTGAGACTCTGTCCGATGTTATAAGTCGAGTTTACAATACGCCGACATTGCACGAGCTTTATAAATACGCTGCTTATAACGCTCTCATCGAGGGGCATTACCTGGACAAGCCAACCGGGCACTAA
- the cysK gene encoding cysteine synthase A codes for MLVDNIISTVGNTPLVKLNKLTEGLEADVYVKCEFFNPLSSVKDRIGMAMINAAEKDGKLTKDSLVIEPTSGNTGIALAFVCAARGYRCLLTMPETMSMERRILLRMLGAEIVLTPGPKGMGGAIARAQELLEEHAGKAFMPQQFENPANPQIHRETTAEEIWKDTEGGIDVFVSGVGTGGTITGVSEVIKSRKDLYTVAVEPEASPVISGGKPGPHKIQGIGAGFIPGNLNTEIIDEVLQVTNEVAFDTARRLTTEEGLPGGISTGANVHAALQIAARPEMAGKKIVTVGCSSGERYLSTPLAEKARQEVAQGFTI; via the coding sequence ATGCTCGTAGATAATATCATCTCCACAGTCGGCAATACGCCGTTAGTTAAGCTCAACAAACTGACTGAAGGCCTCGAAGCCGATGTCTATGTTAAGTGTGAATTTTTCAACCCACTATCCAGCGTTAAAGACCGTATTGGGATGGCGATGATCAACGCTGCTGAAAAAGATGGTAAATTGACCAAGGATAGCCTGGTGATCGAGCCGACTTCCGGTAACACCGGAATTGCTCTGGCTTTCGTCTGTGCTGCTCGTGGCTACCGTTGCCTTCTGACCATGCCGGAAACCATGTCGATGGAGCGGCGAATTCTCCTTCGCATGCTTGGTGCTGAAATTGTGCTGACACCTGGTCCAAAGGGAATGGGCGGAGCGATCGCACGCGCACAGGAACTTCTTGAAGAGCATGCTGGTAAGGCATTTATGCCACAGCAGTTTGAGAACCCTGCCAATCCTCAGATCCATCGTGAGACGACTGCGGAGGAAATCTGGAAGGATACCGAAGGTGGAATCGACGTTTTCGTTAGTGGCGTTGGCACTGGAGGCACGATTACTGGTGTTTCCGAAGTCATTAAATCACGCAAAGATCTTTACACTGTTGCGGTTGAGCCAGAAGCGAGTCCGGTTATTTCCGGTGGCAAACCTGGTCCTCACAAAATTCAGGGAATTGGCGCTGGTTTCATCCCTGGTAACTTGAATACGGAGATTATTGATGAAGTTCTGCAGGTTACCAACGAAGTCGCTTTTGATACCGCACGTCGCCTGACCACTGAAGAAGGTCTGCCGGGCGGTATTTCAACAGGTGCAAATGTGCACGCAGCCCTGCAGATCGCAGCACGTCCTGAGATGGCCGGAAAGAAAATTGTTACCGTTGGGTGCAGCTCTGGAGAGCGTTATCTTTCTACGCCATTGGCAGAAAAAGCCCGTCAGGAAGTTGCTCAAGGATTCACTATTTGA
- a CDS encoding nucleoside deaminase, giving the protein MDEFAPRVELPCPFEKIFPSLLVRNDDFYMKLAYNHAIDAWKIDEVPVGAIIEHNGEVIGAAHNLVDSSRDATAHAEILAITQASSAIGDWRLNECRLYVTKEPCPMCSGAAIMARLGEVVYATPDPKMGCLGGATSVHEIPTLNHRVKVRSGILEAECTQLLQAYFQMKRMKEN; this is encoded by the coding sequence ATGGATGAATTCGCTCCTCGCGTAGAGCTGCCTTGCCCTTTTGAAAAGATTTTCCCGTCTCTTCTGGTTCGGAATGACGATTTCTACATGAAATTGGCTTACAACCATGCGATAGATGCCTGGAAAATTGATGAAGTTCCTGTGGGAGCCATCATCGAGCATAATGGAGAGGTCATTGGAGCAGCCCACAACCTGGTTGACTCATCCCGCGACGCAACAGCTCATGCGGAAATACTGGCAATAACCCAGGCTTCCAGCGCCATTGGCGACTGGAGACTAAACGAATGTCGGCTTTATGTAACCAAAGAGCCCTGCCCGATGTGTTCTGGTGCAGCAATCATGGCTCGACTTGGTGAAGTCGTCTATGCGACTCCTGATCCCAAGATGGGTTGTCTTGGCGGCGCAACATCCGTTCACGAAATCCCGACTCTCAACCATCGAGTAAAAGTCCGTAGCGGCATTCTTGAAGCCGAATGCACCCAACTGCTCCAAGCCTACTTTCAAATGAAACGCATGAAGGAGAATTGA